One genomic segment of Pirellulales bacterium includes these proteins:
- a CDS encoding sigma 54-interacting transcriptional regulator → MAVATAQKFAYFTMTVGGRAGEHFLLDRSTVTRLGRGEDCQIILGDPLCSRVHSEVLLDGDGRWIVRDCGSRNGTFVNGQKTDEAVLDEGHNVRVGSNEFEFHLADQPPTVFVAAPLETYTNTIVREAPVHEARDAAQSLSDTGVLGLAAVRDFEQAKQLLVLYQLSIKLLGCPQPDEVVRIALELLQAQTKASVVGFLWVDDEGRLKPKLVIPEGSREPSDLSDSLTELVCRQRHAVWIAKQRGNPQSDSLGHYADALCVPLVTEKHTFGAIHAYLAQGRFRQGDFDFAMSLAHIVEIALIRARKQTALETDYQRLVEKSSVFGELVGDSTGMRELKSKIGRLAKAGGSVLVRGESGSGKELVARAIHKASPRADRPMLCVNCAAIPHELMESQLFGHKAGAFTSADRDHIGFFQQADSGTLFLDEVGEMTLEGQAKLLRILEGHPFLPVGSSHEVTADVRIIAATNQDLQTYVRQKKFREDLYYRLSVFELVVPPLRDRGSDINLLANYFLDHFRRQHGRPNLEISPEARQKLLGYNWPGNVRQLRNVLDSAVVMAGDNRIEAGDLGLHDLSGAPEMETLALDHWERRLIGEALKRTNGNVPEAAKLLGIGRATLYRKIEEYGINR, encoded by the coding sequence ATGGCTGTCGCCACTGCTCAAAAATTCGCCTACTTCACGATGACGGTTGGCGGCCGTGCCGGCGAACACTTTCTGCTCGACCGCTCCACCGTTACCCGGTTGGGCCGTGGTGAAGATTGCCAAATTATTTTGGGCGATCCGCTCTGCTCCCGCGTGCATTCCGAAGTGCTGCTCGATGGCGATGGTCGTTGGATCGTCCGCGATTGCGGCAGCCGCAATGGCACCTTTGTGAATGGCCAAAAAACGGACGAAGCTGTGTTGGACGAAGGACACAACGTTCGCGTGGGTTCTAACGAATTCGAATTTCATCTGGCCGATCAGCCGCCCACGGTATTTGTCGCCGCCCCGCTGGAAACGTACACCAACACTATTGTCCGCGAAGCGCCGGTGCATGAAGCCCGCGACGCTGCTCAATCGCTCAGCGATACCGGCGTGCTGGGCCTGGCCGCCGTCCGCGATTTCGAGCAAGCCAAGCAATTGCTGGTGCTGTATCAACTCAGCATCAAGCTCTTGGGTTGCCCGCAGCCGGACGAAGTGGTGCGCATCGCGCTGGAACTGCTGCAGGCTCAAACCAAAGCTTCCGTGGTGGGCTTCTTGTGGGTCGACGACGAAGGCCGGCTCAAGCCCAAGCTGGTGATTCCCGAAGGCTCGCGTGAGCCCAGCGATCTTTCCGATTCGCTCACCGAATTGGTCTGCCGCCAGCGTCACGCGGTGTGGATCGCCAAGCAGCGCGGCAATCCGCAGTCCGACAGCCTGGGCCATTACGCTGACGCCCTGTGCGTGCCGCTGGTCACAGAGAAACACACTTTCGGCGCCATTCACGCCTATTTGGCCCAGGGCCGCTTCCGCCAGGGCGATTTCGATTTTGCCATGTCGCTGGCGCACATTGTGGAAATTGCGCTAATCCGCGCTCGCAAGCAAACCGCGCTGGAAACCGATTATCAGCGGCTCGTCGAAAAATCTTCCGTCTTCGGCGAGCTCGTCGGCGATTCCACCGGCATGCGGGAACTAAAATCCAAAATCGGCCGGCTGGCCAAGGCTGGCGGCAGCGTGCTGGTGCGCGGCGAAAGCGGGTCGGGCAAAGAGCTGGTGGCCCGCGCCATTCACAAAGCCAGTCCGCGGGCCGATCGCCCCATGCTGTGCGTGAACTGCGCCGCCATTCCGCACGAGCTCATGGAAAGCCAACTGTTCGGCCACAAAGCCGGCGCGTTCACCAGCGCCGACCGCGACCACATCGGCTTTTTCCAACAGGCCGACAGCGGCACGCTGTTCCTGGACGAAGTGGGCGAAATGACCCTGGAAGGGCAAGCCAAGCTGCTGCGAATTTTAGAAGGGCATCCGTTTTTGCCCGTGGGCAGCTCGCACGAAGTAACCGCCGATGTGCGGATCATCGCCGCCACTAATCAAGATTTGCAAACTTACGTTCGCCAGAAGAAATTTCGCGAAGATTTGTACTACCGCCTGAGCGTGTTCGAGCTGGTGGTGCCGCCGCTGCGCGATCGGGGGAGCGACATTAACCTGTTGGCAAATTATTTTCTCGATCACTTTCGCCGCCAGCATGGCCGGCCGAATTTGGAAATTTCCCCCGAGGCCCGCCAAAAACTCCTGGGATACAACTGGCCCGGCAATGTCCGCCAGTTACGCAACGTGCTGGATAGCGCCGTCGTCATGGCGGGCGATAATCGCATTGAAGCCGGCGACCTGGGCCTGCACGATTTAAGCGGCGCGCCCGAAATGGAAACACTGGCCTTGGACCATTGGGAACGCCGGCTCATCGGCGAAGCCCTGAAACGCACCAATGGCAATGTGCCCGAAGCCGCCAAGCTGCTGGGCATTGGCCGGGCCACGCTGTACCGCAAAATCGAAGAGTACGGCATCAACCGCTGA
- a CDS encoding sirohydrochlorin chelatase, whose amino-acid sequence MKNGLLLVGHGTRNARGLNEFWTVARQVAELADEFVVEPSFLELAEPAIPAAVERLLQQGVERLTVAPILLFAAGHAKRDIPAAVAEAVRGHDDKAATGGRAAAENVAVNYLGALECHPKILELSAQRFAEAVRDKPHVDAAETLLLLVGRGSSHADAIAAMRKFAALRNPYSDVDRVETCFVAVAQPTLEEGLSLAAHSGYRRIVVQPHLLFTGEVLEQIAEEVARVQEAGNNVQTYKAATVGRAGAELERASSMGGPRDQEWIIAHPLGPSPLVAEAMVEIVRSARHL is encoded by the coding sequence GTGAAAAATGGCCTCCTTTTGGTGGGGCATGGAACACGAAATGCGCGGGGGCTCAATGAGTTTTGGACGGTAGCTCGGCAGGTGGCGGAGTTGGCCGACGAATTTGTGGTGGAACCATCCTTTTTAGAGCTCGCCGAGCCAGCCATTCCTGCGGCAGTGGAGCGATTATTGCAGCAAGGCGTGGAACGGTTAACGGTCGCACCAATATTGCTGTTTGCGGCCGGCCACGCTAAGCGCGATATACCTGCGGCAGTGGCGGAAGCGGTGCGTGGCCATGATGATAAAGCCGCGACCGGTGGTCGCGCTGCGGCTGAGAACGTGGCAGTGAATTACCTCGGCGCGTTGGAATGCCACCCGAAAATTCTGGAGCTTTCGGCGCAGCGGTTCGCAGAAGCAGTGCGCGATAAACCGCACGTGGATGCAGCGGAAACCCTGCTGCTGTTGGTAGGCCGCGGCAGTTCGCACGCCGATGCCATTGCCGCCATGCGGAAATTTGCCGCATTACGCAATCCGTACAGCGATGTGGACCGAGTGGAAACTTGTTTTGTCGCCGTGGCCCAACCGACGCTGGAAGAAGGGTTGAGTTTGGCGGCGCACAGCGGCTATCGGCGGATTGTCGTGCAGCCGCATTTATTGTTCACCGGCGAGGTGTTGGAGCAAATTGCGGAAGAAGTGGCCCGGGTGCAGGAAGCCGGAAACAATGTTCAGACGTATAAAGCCGCGACCGTTGGTCGCGCTGGAGCAGAACTGGAGCGAGCATCGAGCATGGGGGGGCCGCGCGATCAAGAATGGATCATCGCGCACCCTTTGGGGCCATCGCCGCTGGTGGCCGAGGCCATGGTGGAAATTGTCCGGTCGGCGAGGCATTTATGA
- a CDS encoding carboxy terminal-processing peptidase, with translation MNRATYRWNNYRRLLWTGLAAGLIVWAGAVIVRAATGPAPQALDRQISRTVTRLLIDENFTKQPLNEDMSHRAFNTFLKTLDPMKVYFTQADVDEFSKYKDTMADMIKKGDVTLAYSMFNRFLQRVDQRLLLVDELLSQPMDFSVDEDLKTDPKQLDYAKNDAEIRDRWRKRLKYDLLAKKADKVADQEAHDKVERRYHSFAKRMHQTTSDELLERFLTALTTSFDPHTDYMSAKTLENFDINMSLKLEGIGAALEYELEEGCTKVSRLIPGGPAEKDNRLKPEDRVLAVGQGVDGALVDVADMSLNDVVDLIRGKAGTMVRLQVQAATGGDPHIIDITRASIELKDEEARAEIFHTEPAKADQPKMTTEEMVKSTIIESDAHKPNGQPYKIGVIDLPSFYMDMKGAKLGLSDYRSTTRDTQKILEDFNSKGVDAVVLDLRRNGGGSLVEAVSLTGLFIDEGPVVQVKDSNGRVQHYDDNDKGVAWAGPLVVLQSKFSASASEIFAGAIQDYGRGIIVGDKTSHGKGTVQSLLDVSGPFFGNMPNAPQLGALKVTIQQFYRPDGDSTQNRGVVSDIELPSLTTHFDVGESDLDYALKFDHIDPAEYTKVNMVDKILVDELKNRSAKRTADSEDFQKLDKKIGHYVEQKDRKTVPLNQDKFLTERAELNTEQEEEKQFEQLDDPNRPVVKRDFYFNEVLNITLDYLQLGKKLAAADRVTTSGHRTISLGQ, from the coding sequence ATGAATCGCGCGACATACCGTTGGAACAACTACCGGCGTTTGCTGTGGACGGGCTTGGCGGCGGGGCTAATCGTATGGGCCGGCGCGGTAATTGTCCGCGCAGCAACGGGCCCGGCGCCGCAAGCGCTGGATCGGCAAATTTCGCGGACCGTAACGCGGCTGTTGATTGATGAGAACTTCACCAAGCAGCCGCTGAACGAGGACATGTCGCACCGCGCGTTCAATACGTTTTTGAAAACGCTGGACCCCATGAAGGTGTATTTCACCCAGGCCGACGTGGACGAGTTTTCCAAATACAAAGACACGATGGCCGACATGATTAAGAAGGGGGATGTCACCCTGGCGTACAGCATGTTCAATCGGTTTTTGCAGCGCGTCGATCAGCGGCTGCTATTGGTGGACGAATTGTTGTCGCAGCCGATGGATTTTAGCGTTGACGAAGACCTGAAGACCGACCCCAAGCAACTCGACTATGCGAAAAACGACGCCGAAATTCGCGATCGGTGGCGCAAGCGGCTGAAGTACGATTTGCTCGCCAAAAAGGCCGATAAGGTGGCCGATCAGGAAGCGCACGACAAAGTGGAGCGGCGCTATCACAGCTTCGCCAAGCGCATGCATCAAACCACGAGCGACGAATTGCTGGAGCGATTCTTGACCGCGCTGACGACCAGCTTCGATCCACATACCGATTACATGTCGGCCAAGACCTTGGAAAACTTCGACATCAACATGAGCTTGAAGTTGGAGGGCATTGGCGCGGCGCTGGAATATGAGCTGGAGGAAGGTTGCACCAAAGTCAGCCGGCTAATTCCCGGCGGCCCGGCGGAAAAAGACAACCGCTTGAAGCCTGAAGATCGCGTGCTGGCCGTGGGCCAGGGCGTCGATGGGGCGCTGGTGGACGTGGCCGACATGAGCTTGAACGACGTGGTCGATTTAATTCGCGGCAAGGCCGGCACCATGGTTCGCCTGCAAGTGCAAGCGGCCACCGGCGGCGATCCGCACATCATTGACATCACCCGGGCCAGCATCGAACTGAAAGATGAAGAAGCTCGGGCGGAAATTTTCCACACCGAGCCGGCCAAGGCCGATCAGCCGAAAATGACCACCGAGGAAATGGTCAAATCGACCATTATCGAAAGCGATGCCCACAAACCCAACGGGCAACCGTACAAGATTGGCGTCATCGATTTGCCCAGCTTCTACATGGATATGAAGGGGGCGAAGTTGGGATTAAGCGATTATCGCAGCACCACCCGCGACACGCAGAAAATTTTGGAAGACTTCAATTCCAAGGGTGTGGATGCGGTGGTGTTAGACCTGCGCCGCAACGGCGGCGGCTCCTTGGTGGAAGCCGTGAGCCTGACGGGGCTGTTCATCGACGAAGGGCCCGTCGTGCAGGTGAAAGACTCCAACGGCCGCGTGCAGCATTATGACGATAACGACAAGGGCGTGGCCTGGGCCGGCCCGCTGGTGGTGTTGCAAAGCAAGTTCAGCGCCAGCGCCAGCGAAATTTTTGCCGGCGCCATTCAGGATTACGGCCGGGGCATTATCGTGGGAGACAAAACCTCGCATGGCAAAGGCACGGTACAAAGCCTGCTCGATGTGAGCGGTCCGTTCTTCGGGAACATGCCCAACGCGCCGCAATTGGGCGCTTTGAAAGTTACCATACAGCAGTTTTATCGTCCCGATGGCGATAGCACGCAAAATCGGGGAGTCGTTTCCGATATTGAGCTGCCGTCCTTGACTACGCACTTTGACGTAGGCGAATCCGATTTGGATTACGCGCTCAAGTTCGACCATATCGACCCGGCCGAGTACACCAAGGTCAACATGGTCGATAAAATTTTGGTCGACGAATTGAAAAATCGCTCCGCCAAGCGAACTGCCGATTCGGAAGATTTCCAAAAGCTCGATAAGAAAATCGGGCACTATGTCGAGCAGAAGGACCGCAAAACGGTGCCGCTGAACCAGGACAAATTCCTCACCGAGCGAGCCGAGCTCAATACCGAGCAGGAAGAGGAAAAGCAATTCGAGCAGCTCGACGATCCGAACCGCCCGGTGGTGAAGCGAGACTTTTACTTCAATGAAGTGTTAAACATCACGCTGGATTATTTGCAGTTGGGCAAAAAGCTGGCGGCGGCCGATCGCGTAACCACCAGCGGCCACCGCACCATTTCGCTCGGGCAGTAG